In one Thermanaerovibrio velox DSM 12556 genomic region, the following are encoded:
- the ispG gene encoding (E)-4-hydroxy-3-methylbut-2-enyl-diphosphate synthase, translating into MLKTPLEDIDGCINELHGLKVAGCELVRTSYRDLKQETSLKEVVNSSPIPIMADIHFDHRLALSAMIAGCLSVRVNPGNLGGEDRMMKVLAAARDANVVIRVGANGGSLSNDQIARADGDRAKALVLAVREQVDLCLQNGFEDVIVSAKSSDVKETMRANHMLASIYDLPFHIGITEAGPPFEGAIKSAVGIGGLLMSGIGDTIRVSLSGDGVLEVKAAYQILRSLGIRSKGVEWISCPTCGRCRMDSKVYVDKVRKIFDGIDDVPDGFKVAVMGCEVNGPREAAGADLGIAGAPSGFIVFARGKSLGSWPLEMMESVIPEILREVLSRAGDTHLP; encoded by the coding sequence ATGCTTAAAACCCCCCTAGAGGACATTGATGGATGCATCAACGAGCTCCATGGGCTCAAGGTAGCGGGTTGTGAGCTGGTTCGTACCTCTTATCGTGATCTTAAGCAGGAGACATCTCTTAAAGAGGTGGTCAACTCCTCTCCTATCCCAATAATGGCAGATATCCACTTCGACCATCGGTTGGCCCTGTCTGCCATGATAGCCGGGTGTCTATCCGTGAGGGTGAACCCTGGGAACCTTGGTGGAGAGGACAGGATGATGAAAGTCCTGGCCGCTGCAAGGGATGCTAATGTGGTAATAAGGGTTGGGGCAAATGGAGGATCCCTCAGCAATGATCAGATAGCTAGGGCTGATGGGGATAGGGCGAAGGCATTGGTATTAGCAGTTAGGGAGCAAGTTGATTTGTGCCTTCAAAATGGCTTTGAGGATGTAATAGTTTCGGCCAAGTCCTCGGATGTTAAGGAGACCATGAGGGCTAATCACATGCTCGCATCCATATATGATCTTCCCTTCCACATAGGTATAACCGAGGCGGGGCCTCCTTTCGAGGGGGCGATAAAAAGCGCTGTTGGTATAGGTGGTCTCTTGATGAGCGGAATAGGGGATACCATAAGGGTGAGCCTTTCGGGGGATGGAGTGCTTGAGGTCAAGGCGGCTTATCAAATCCTCAGGTCGCTGGGCATCCGTTCAAAAGGAGTGGAGTGGATAAGTTGTCCTACCTGTGGCAGGTGTAGGATGGACTCCAAGGTGTATGTTGACAAAGTCCGCAAGATCTTTGATGGGATTGACGATGTTCCTGATGGATTCAAGGTCGCTGTCATGGGATGTGAAGTTAATGGGCCGAGGGAAGCCGCTGGGGCTGATTTAGGGATAGCTGGCGCTCCATCGGGCTTTATAGTTTTTGCACGGGGGAAATCGCTTGGATCTTGGCCGCTGGAGATGATGGAATCTGTAATACCGGAAATATTGAGGGAGGTCCTGTCCCGCGCAGGGGACACTCATCTCCCCTGA
- a CDS encoding M50 family metallopeptidase, translated as MAVSVVAFLFVISISVLVHEFGHFISARVCGVSVREFSMGMGAPVFSWDKWGTKWSIRIVPIGGFVKLAGMEGDDEEGPGGFNSKGPLARAFILSCGAIFNVVLAFMLATAVLHFHGVFDMKSTEIGQVMPGYPAESIGLKAGDRILEVNGVRVLDWSQMATRIRREAPKGELILGVMSNGVNRYLYVKIPKDRDGQFLLGVRPAMKRLSWLESIRGAYRYSIDLAVGMLEGIWNWWFRFKPVDVSGPVGIAAAAGDVARRGVWELVAFIAAINLQLGLVNLLPFPALDGGRLIFVILEVLFRRKIPDKYEGMVHYLGFALLMMLMLWVTWKDIQRLIFHDR; from the coding sequence TTGGCTGTAAGCGTAGTGGCATTCCTTTTTGTAATATCGATAAGCGTTTTGGTTCATGAGTTTGGGCACTTTATATCCGCGAGGGTTTGCGGAGTTTCAGTTAGAGAGTTTTCAATGGGGATGGGTGCCCCTGTTTTTTCTTGGGATAAATGGGGTACCAAGTGGTCCATCCGCATAGTACCTATAGGGGGCTTTGTTAAATTAGCTGGCATGGAAGGAGATGATGAAGAGGGGCCGGGAGGATTCAATTCTAAGGGACCCTTGGCGAGGGCTTTTATCCTTTCCTGCGGTGCCATATTCAATGTCGTACTAGCCTTCATGCTGGCCACGGCGGTTTTACACTTTCACGGTGTATTTGACATGAAATCCACCGAGATAGGTCAGGTTATGCCTGGTTACCCTGCGGAGTCTATTGGCTTAAAAGCAGGGGACAGGATATTAGAAGTCAACGGGGTAAGGGTTTTGGATTGGTCCCAGATGGCCACCAGGATAAGGCGGGAAGCGCCAAAAGGAGAACTGATACTAGGCGTCATGTCCAATGGAGTTAATAGATATTTGTATGTGAAGATACCCAAGGACAGGGACGGTCAGTTCCTTCTTGGAGTAAGGCCGGCCATGAAGAGGCTTTCTTGGTTGGAGTCCATAAGGGGGGCGTATAGATATTCCATAGACCTAGCAGTAGGTATGCTTGAGGGGATATGGAACTGGTGGTTCCGGTTTAAACCGGTTGATGTATCCGGGCCGGTGGGCATTGCGGCGGCGGCGGGTGATGTGGCAAGACGTGGAGTTTGGGAATTAGTGGCTTTCATAGCCGCTATCAACCTGCAGCTAGGCCTGGTGAACCTCCTTCCGTTCCCGGCGCTGGATGGGGGAAGGCTTATCTTCGTAATTCTGGAAGTCCTATTCCGCCGAAAGATACCGGACAAGTACGAGGGGATGGTTCACTACCTGGGTTTTGCCCTCTTGATGATGTTGATGCTGTGGGTTACATGGAAGGATATACAGAGGTTGATCTTTCATGATAGATAG
- a CDS encoding 1-deoxy-D-xylulose-5-phosphate reductoisomerase, whose amino-acid sequence MLLTPVRVGIVGATGSVGKAFCDVCALYPDRFKVVAMASGRNVSGLVSLAKKFGCEAICSFSGDPSVVSFEGRVYGGSLGLMEMIQRENVQHWAFLASGTQCVPHFDLAVSMGIDVSIANKESIVVAGPWILGKARPGQVRPVDSEHSAIWQCIMGEPSEVERVILTASGGPFRDVPLDRLKHVTPSEALAHPVWSMGAKITVDSATMANKGIECIEAMRLFDIPMDRVDALIHPRSQVHGMVMFKDGTYKMVLSRADMRLPAAMALSYPERLPLADHLAPVAISDWDLCFREVEKDRFQAFFLAKEAGKKDGPYPALYVGADEVAVESFLTGRIAFDQIPRVLEDVMSSYSGPAPGSVDEALALVEHGREMALKVCESLGRL is encoded by the coding sequence GTGTTGTTGACTCCAGTCAGGGTGGGCATCGTGGGGGCTACTGGCAGCGTGGGTAAGGCGTTTTGTGATGTATGCGCCCTTTATCCTGACAGGTTCAAAGTAGTGGCGATGGCCTCCGGGAGAAACGTTTCCGGTCTTGTGTCGCTGGCTAAGAAGTTTGGTTGTGAGGCCATATGTTCTTTTAGTGGAGATCCATCTGTCGTTTCTTTTGAAGGACGGGTTTACGGAGGATCCCTTGGCCTTATGGAGATGATCCAGAGGGAGAACGTTCAACATTGGGCCTTTTTGGCCTCCGGTACTCAGTGTGTCCCTCACTTTGACCTGGCGGTATCGATGGGGATTGACGTCTCGATAGCCAATAAAGAGAGCATCGTGGTGGCCGGGCCTTGGATACTTGGCAAGGCGAGGCCAGGGCAGGTAAGGCCTGTGGATAGCGAACACAGTGCAATATGGCAATGTATTATGGGAGAACCATCCGAAGTTGAGAGGGTTATCTTAACTGCCTCTGGGGGGCCTTTCCGGGATGTCCCGTTGGATCGTCTTAAGCATGTCACCCCGTCGGAAGCGTTGGCACATCCTGTATGGTCAATGGGGGCCAAGATAACCGTGGATAGTGCTACCATGGCCAACAAGGGCATTGAATGCATAGAGGCCATGCGGTTATTCGATATCCCTATGGATCGGGTCGATGCATTGATACATCCCAGGTCGCAGGTCCATGGGATGGTGATGTTCAAGGATGGAACATACAAGATGGTGTTATCCCGTGCTGACATGCGATTGCCTGCTGCAATGGCCCTTTCATATCCTGAGAGGTTGCCCTTGGCAGATCACCTAGCACCGGTTGCCATTTCGGATTGGGATCTGTGTTTTCGAGAGGTTGAGAAAGACCGCTTCCAAGCTTTCTTTTTGGCCAAGGAAGCGGGTAAAAAGGATGGTCCGTATCCTGCTCTTTACGTGGGGGCTGATGAGGTGGCAGTAGAATCCTTCCTCACCGGGCGTATAGCGTTTGACCAGATTCCTCGAGTCCTGGAGGATGTTATGTCCTCTTACTCTGGTCCAGCCCCAGGGTCAGTGGATGAAGCATTAGCACTGGTAGAGCATGGTCGGGAAATGGCATTAAAAGTATGTGAATCACTTGGGAGGCTTTGA
- a CDS encoding phosphatidate cytidylyltransferase has product MEGSRLSEAFKSNLVLRTVSGTLLGALVLSSLYVGGWYWKLVVSVIAMGSLWEFYSLLSSRYTMSKAMGLAAGLMMLWVASMGLSLSSILAVISLLAFLVLFVEVLRRQGTGQSDALANIGGTLAGVAYVILPWCFLIILREQTWGRLFVLTIFMCTWFCDVTAYFVGSIWGKYPLCDKVSGKKTWEGFAGGVLGSLFGSSLLALVFEFPPLPLLLLGLLCGFMGQLGDLGESVLKREAGVKDSGSLIPGHGGLLDRFDSILVNSSLAFIIFEVIGR; this is encoded by the coding sequence ATGGAGGGGTCAAGGCTCAGTGAGGCTTTCAAGAGCAACCTGGTGTTGAGAACCGTGAGTGGCACCTTGCTGGGAGCGCTTGTCCTGTCCTCCCTCTATGTGGGAGGATGGTATTGGAAGCTGGTGGTATCCGTCATAGCTATGGGGTCCTTATGGGAGTTTTACTCGCTACTCTCATCCCGTTATACCATGTCCAAAGCGATGGGTTTGGCGGCGGGGCTTATGATGTTGTGGGTAGCATCCATGGGGCTAAGCCTATCGTCGATACTAGCGGTTATATCGCTTCTAGCTTTTTTGGTTCTGTTCGTGGAGGTACTTAGACGACAGGGGACTGGACAAAGCGATGCTCTAGCAAATATCGGAGGTACCTTAGCGGGGGTTGCATACGTAATATTGCCGTGGTGTTTCCTTATAATCCTAAGAGAACAAACCTGGGGGAGGCTTTTTGTCCTTACCATATTTATGTGTACTTGGTTCTGTGATGTCACCGCTTATTTTGTGGGTAGCATTTGGGGCAAATATCCGCTGTGTGACAAGGTAAGCGGGAAGAAGACTTGGGAGGGGTTTGCCGGTGGAGTGCTTGGCAGCCTTTTTGGCTCATCGCTTCTTGCCTTGGTTTTTGAGTTTCCCCCTCTCCCACTGCTCCTCTTGGGACTGCTTTGTGGATTTATGGGGCAGCTGGGGGATCTCGGTGAGTCGGTGTTAAAGAGAGAGGCGGGGGTGAAGGACAGCGGAAGCCTCATCCCTGGCCATGGGGGGCTCTTGGACAGGTTTGACAGCATATTAGTTAACTCCTCGCTTGCGTTCATTATCTTTGAGGTGATAGGGAGGTAG
- the uppS gene encoding polyprenyl diphosphate synthase, translating to MSDLLIPGELSHRIPLHVGIVMDGNGRWARERGLPRVMGHHAGVKRVEEVVRAAKDMGVRYISLYAFSTENWKRDSGEVSGLMGLFRYYVKLKVKKLKAEGGRLRFAGRIQDLPEDLQRIVEYGERETQDCSAITVVVCLNYGGRQEILDAINRLLSARVEAVDEHVFRNFLYLPDLPDPDLVIRTSGELRISNFWLFQCAYSEFVFSPKYWPDFGAQDLREAVLDYARRDRRYGGVKAQ from the coding sequence ATGTCGGACCTTTTAATACCAGGGGAACTTAGTCATAGGATCCCCCTCCACGTTGGGATAGTGATGGATGGCAACGGAAGGTGGGCCAGGGAGCGGGGGTTACCCAGGGTTATGGGACATCACGCGGGGGTAAAAAGGGTAGAGGAGGTGGTAAGGGCAGCTAAGGATATGGGTGTAAGGTACATATCCTTGTACGCTTTTTCCACTGAGAACTGGAAACGGGACTCCGGAGAGGTTTCCGGGCTGATGGGGTTATTTCGCTATTACGTTAAACTGAAGGTTAAGAAGCTTAAGGCCGAAGGAGGGCGTCTTCGGTTTGCGGGACGAATCCAAGATTTACCGGAAGATCTACAGCGGATAGTGGAATACGGGGAGCGGGAGACCCAGGATTGCAGTGCGATAACGGTTGTGGTTTGCCTTAACTATGGAGGTAGGCAAGAGATACTGGACGCGATAAACCGGCTTTTATCTGCTCGGGTTGAGGCGGTTGATGAGCATGTGTTTAGGAACTTCCTGTACCTGCCAGACCTACCGGACCCTGATCTAGTGATAAGGACCAGTGGTGAGCTTAGGATAAGCAATTTCTGGCTTTTTCAGTGTGCATACAGCGAGTTTGTGTTCTCCCCTAAGTACTGGCCGGATTTTGGAGCTCAGGATCTTCGGGAAGCCGTATTAGACTACGCTAGGAGGGATAGGCGGTATGGAGGGGTCAAGGCTCAGTGA
- a CDS encoding uracil-DNA glycosylase gives MAFPSFDEPLSADARRFMLEEVRKKAEVCDRCGLCPTRTKVVFGEGSLDGGLMFIGEGPGADEDEQGRPFVGRAGQLLTQILAAAGIDRGGVYITNVVKCRPPGNRVPTYEEMMACDTYLNSQIMLVRPKLLVLLGSTPTKWILKTQEGISKLRGRWYEWRGIPVMPMFHPSYLLRNPSNKAGGPKHLTWQDIQEVKARWDHLMGRDR, from the coding sequence ATGGCATTTCCGTCTTTTGATGAACCTCTTAGCGCTGACGCTAGAAGGTTCATGTTGGAAGAGGTCCGCAAAAAGGCGGAGGTGTGCGATCGTTGTGGTCTTTGCCCTACAAGGACAAAGGTAGTTTTTGGTGAGGGCAGCTTAGATGGAGGGCTTATGTTCATTGGGGAGGGTCCTGGCGCAGATGAGGATGAACAGGGCAGGCCCTTTGTAGGTCGTGCTGGCCAGCTGCTTACCCAGATACTTGCTGCTGCGGGAATAGATCGGGGTGGGGTATATATAACCAACGTGGTCAAATGTCGTCCCCCTGGTAACCGGGTACCCACATATGAAGAGATGATGGCCTGTGATACATACCTTAACTCCCAGATTATGTTGGTTCGTCCAAAGCTTTTGGTCCTGCTAGGTAGTACTCCTACCAAATGGATACTTAAGACCCAGGAGGGGATATCAAAGCTTAGGGGGAGATGGTATGAGTGGAGAGGCATCCCGGTCATGCCGATGTTTCACCCAAGTTATTTACTCAGGAACCCTTCCAATAAAGCCGGGGGGCCTAAACATTTGACATGGCAGGACATACAAGAGGTAAAAGCCAGGTGGGATCATCTAATGGGAAGGGATCGTTAG